A DNA window from Chelativorans sp. AA-79 contains the following coding sequences:
- a CDS encoding 3-deoxy-manno-octulosonate cytidylyltransferase, with amino-acid sequence MTAIILIPARMASTRLPGKPLADIAGKPMIVQVAARARESGVGRVVVATDTQEIAAAVRAEGVEAVITRADHQSGSDRIFEALEAVDPQGGAEVVINLQGDLPTIPPEDIRAVMRPLEDREVDIATLGVEIFDEEEKTNPNVVKIVGTPIATSANSLRLRALYFTRTTAPWGEGPLHHHVGIYAYRRRALERFVALPPGTLETRERLEQLRALEAGMRIDAEIVRSVPLGVDTPADLDRARRILSAGTRS; translated from the coding sequence ATGACCGCCATCATCCTCATCCCCGCCCGAATGGCCTCCACGCGCCTGCCGGGAAAGCCGCTCGCCGACATCGCCGGCAAGCCCATGATCGTCCAGGTAGCGGCAAGAGCGCGGGAAAGCGGGGTCGGTCGCGTGGTCGTCGCGACCGATACGCAGGAGATCGCCGCCGCGGTCCGGGCCGAGGGCGTGGAAGCGGTGATAACGCGGGCCGATCACCAATCGGGCTCCGACCGCATCTTCGAGGCCCTCGAGGCCGTCGACCCGCAGGGGGGCGCGGAGGTGGTGATCAACCTCCAGGGCGACCTGCCCACCATTCCGCCGGAGGACATTCGGGCGGTCATGCGTCCGCTGGAGGACCGGGAGGTGGATATCGCCACGCTCGGCGTCGAGATTTTCGACGAGGAGGAGAAGACCAACCCGAATGTGGTGAAGATCGTGGGCACGCCGATCGCGACCTCTGCCAACTCCCTGCGGTTGCGAGCGCTTTATTTTACCCGCACCACCGCGCCTTGGGGCGAGGGGCCGCTCCATCACCATGTCGGCATCTATGCCTATCGCCGCCGCGCGCTGGAGCGGTTCGTGGCGCTGCCGCCGGGGACGCTGGAGACGCGTGAGAGGCTGGAACAGCTCCGCGCGCTCGAAGCCGGCATGCGTATCGATGCCGAGATCGTCCGCTCCGTGCCGCTCGGGGTCGACACGCCTGCTGATCTCGACCGGGCCCGCCGGATTCTTTCCGCAGGGACCAGGAGCTGA
- a CDS encoding ABC transporter permease → MSDLQSKGQVEQVRERVSRPWLSPINQRRWQSFKANRRGYWSLWIFLVLFILSLFAEFIANDRPLIASYQGEILFPVLVDYPEEKFGGFLAVTDYRDPFIQDEINGNGWMIWPPIRYSYRTVNSEIPEAAPAKPSWLYTNEVRCQRYPQGVDDPNCTLGNWNWLGTDDQARDVLARVIYGFRISVLFGLILTALSALIGVSAGAVQGYFGGWTDLLFQRFIEIWSSIPVLYLILIIAAVLPPGFWILLGIMLLFSWVAFVGVVRAEFLRARNFEYVSAARALGVGNRTIMFRHLLPNAMVATLTFLPFILNGSITTLTSLDFLGFGLPPGSPSLGELLRQGQRNLNAPWLGITGFFSLSIMLSLLIFVGEAVRDAFDPRKTFK, encoded by the coding sequence ATGTCGGACCTTCAGTCGAAGGGGCAGGTGGAACAAGTGCGCGAGCGTGTTTCGCGGCCGTGGCTCTCGCCCATCAACCAGCGGCGGTGGCAGAGCTTCAAAGCGAACCGGCGCGGCTACTGGTCGCTCTGGATTTTCCTCGTCCTCTTCATCCTGTCGCTCTTTGCCGAATTCATCGCCAATGACCGGCCGCTGATCGCCTCCTATCAGGGCGAAATCCTGTTTCCCGTCCTGGTGGACTATCCGGAAGAGAAGTTCGGCGGGTTTCTCGCCGTCACGGACTATCGCGACCCCTTCATCCAGGACGAGATCAACGGCAACGGCTGGATGATCTGGCCGCCGATCCGCTATTCCTATCGCACCGTCAACAGCGAGATTCCGGAGGCCGCGCCCGCGAAGCCCTCCTGGCTCTACACCAATGAGGTTCGCTGCCAACGCTATCCGCAGGGTGTCGACGATCCCAACTGCACGCTCGGCAATTGGAACTGGCTCGGCACGGACGACCAGGCGCGCGACGTGCTCGCCCGTGTGATCTACGGCTTCCGCATCTCCGTTCTCTTCGGCCTCATCCTCACTGCGCTTTCCGCCCTCATCGGCGTCTCGGCGGGGGCCGTGCAGGGCTATTTCGGCGGCTGGACAGACCTTCTCTTCCAGCGCTTCATCGAGATATGGTCGTCGATCCCCGTCCTCTACCTGATCCTGATCATCGCCGCCGTGCTGCCGCCGGGCTTCTGGATCCTGCTCGGCATCATGCTGCTCTTCTCATGGGTGGCCTTTGTCGGCGTGGTGCGAGCGGAATTCCTGCGTGCGCGCAATTTCGAGTATGTGAGTGCGGCGCGGGCGCTGGGCGTGGGCAATCGTACCATCATGTTCCGTCATCTGCTTCCCAATGCGATGGTAGCGACACTTACCTTCCTGCCCTTCATCCTCAACGGCTCTATCACCACGCTCACCTCGCTCGATTTCCTGGGCTTCGGCCTGCCGCCGGGCTCTCCCTCGCTGGGCGAGCTCCTGCGCCAGGGCCAGCGCAACCTGAATGCCCCCTGGCTCGGCATCACCGGTTTCTTCAGCCTCTCGATCATGCTCTCCCTGCTGATCTTCGTGGGTGAGGCGGTGCGGGACGCCTTCGACCCGCGGAAGACGTTCAAATGA
- the ubiE gene encoding bifunctional demethylmenaquinone methyltransferase/2-methoxy-6-polyprenyl-1,4-benzoquinol methylase UbiE, with product MSEQRTTASGGMETAFGFKKVGEGEKQGLVNEVFHRVAGRYDLMNDLMSGGLHRLWKEGMVAWLSPPKRPGYRALDVAGGTGDVAFRIVDASSGQAQVTVLDINGSMLGVGRERAEKRGLGGNLTFVEANAEELPFPDASFDAYAIAFGIRNVPHIDRALAEAFRVLRPGGRFLCLEFSDVEMPVLEKAYEAWSFHMIPRIGQVVTGDGEPYRYLVESIRKFPNQENFAAMIRRAGFSRVTWRNYSGGIAALHSGWKI from the coding sequence ATGTCTGAACAGCGCACTACGGCCTCCGGCGGGATGGAGACGGCCTTCGGCTTCAAGAAGGTCGGCGAAGGGGAGAAGCAAGGTCTCGTCAACGAGGTGTTCCACCGCGTCGCGGGACGCTACGATCTGATGAACGATCTCATGTCGGGCGGGCTGCACCGACTATGGAAGGAAGGCATGGTCGCATGGCTTTCCCCACCGAAGCGGCCGGGCTACAGGGCGCTCGACGTGGCAGGCGGCACCGGCGACGTTGCCTTCCGAATCGTAGATGCCTCCAGTGGCCAGGCGCAGGTCACCGTGCTCGACATCAACGGCTCGATGCTCGGCGTCGGCCGCGAGCGGGCGGAGAAGCGCGGGCTTGGGGGCAACCTCACCTTCGTGGAGGCCAACGCCGAGGAACTTCCCTTTCCGGACGCCTCCTTCGACGCCTATGCGATTGCGTTCGGCATCCGCAACGTTCCGCATATCGACAGGGCGCTGGCGGAAGCCTTCCGCGTGCTGAGGCCGGGCGGGCGTTTTCTCTGCCTGGAGTTTTCCGACGTGGAGATGCCGGTGCTCGAGAAGGCCTACGAGGCCTGGTCCTTCCATATGATCCCGCGCATCGGCCAGGTGGTGACCGGCGACGGCGAGCCTTATCGCTACCTGGTCGAATCCATCCGCAAGTTCCCCAACCAGGAGAACTTCGCGGCCATGATCAGACGCGCGGGCTTTTCCCGCGTGACCTGGCGGAACTATTCGGGCGGCATCGCCGCGCTGCACTCCGGCTGGAAAATCTGA
- a CDS encoding extracellular solute-binding protein produces the protein MFLVIGGAGAQEWRTSSSLINPEAETKPFEGYSYVNPEAPKGGTLNSAAFGTFDSFNPFIVRGTPAAGLTYFGGVLWETLMQQSPEDPGTSHPLIAEAFKYPDDYSLATYRLNPQARWHDGTPITAEDVVWSFNTLKEISPQHNRYFASVEEAVALSDHEVEFRFDQAGNRELPHIMGDLPVLPKHWWEGTDAQGRKRDIKSPTLEPPLGSGPYRIARFQPGSEIIWERVEDYWAADLPVNIGRNNFDRLRYTYFQDDNAEFLAFTKGGFEDVRRELSTRRWVQDYDFPALEEGDVIKHEFTDTSIEPMQAFVFNMREPRFQDRRVREALTLAYNFQEQNRTQFFGLNKRFGSYFEKSDELASSGLPQGRELKVLEEFRDQLPPEVFTEEFKLPVFDAPQAERQYLREAVRLFDEAGWEIRNGRMVNKETGEQFRIEFLGASPTSEVITGAIIPNLRRIGIDATLRIIDTSQYIQRVQNFDFDAITYRFAQSESPGNEQRDYWGSEAADLPGSQNVAGIKDPVVDALIQKIIYAKDREDLTATVRALDRVLLWNYYTVPQYYQPTLRYAYWNKFGIPKKQPDYAGVDIFSWWIDPEREAALAAKYRSQN, from the coding sequence ATGTTTCTCGTGATTGGCGGCGCGGGCGCGCAAGAATGGCGCACGAGCAGTTCACTGATCAATCCCGAAGCCGAGACCAAGCCGTTCGAGGGCTACAGCTACGTCAATCCCGAGGCGCCCAAGGGAGGCACCCTCAACTCGGCCGCCTTCGGCACGTTCGACAGCTTCAATCCCTTCATCGTGCGTGGTACGCCGGCTGCCGGCCTCACCTATTTCGGCGGCGTCCTCTGGGAAACGCTGATGCAGCAATCGCCGGAAGATCCGGGCACCAGCCATCCGCTGATCGCAGAAGCGTTCAAATATCCGGATGACTACTCCTTGGCCACCTACCGCCTCAATCCGCAGGCGCGCTGGCATGACGGCACGCCCATAACGGCGGAGGATGTCGTCTGGTCCTTCAATACGCTCAAGGAGATCAGCCCTCAGCACAATCGCTATTTCGCCAGCGTGGAAGAGGCCGTCGCGCTCTCCGACCACGAGGTGGAATTTCGCTTCGACCAGGCCGGCAACCGTGAACTTCCCCACATCATGGGCGACCTGCCCGTCCTGCCGAAGCACTGGTGGGAGGGAACCGACGCCCAGGGCAGGAAACGCGACATCAAAAGCCCCACGCTGGAGCCGCCGCTCGGCAGCGGGCCTTACCGCATCGCGCGGTTCCAGCCAGGCTCGGAGATCATCTGGGAGCGCGTCGAGGACTATTGGGCGGCGGACCTGCCGGTCAATATCGGGCGGAACAATTTTGACCGTCTGCGCTACACCTATTTCCAGGACGACAATGCGGAATTCCTGGCCTTCACCAAGGGGGGCTTCGAGGATGTGCGCCGCGAACTCAGCACGCGCCGGTGGGTGCAGGATTATGATTTCCCTGCACTCGAGGAAGGCGACGTCATCAAGCACGAGTTCACTGACACGTCGATCGAACCGATGCAGGCCTTCGTCTTCAACATGCGCGAGCCGCGATTCCAGGATCGCAGGGTACGCGAGGCCCTGACGCTGGCCTATAATTTCCAGGAGCAGAACCGGACCCAGTTCTTCGGCCTCAACAAGCGGTTCGGCAGCTATTTTGAGAAGTCCGACGAACTCGCCTCCAGCGGCCTGCCCCAGGGACGGGAGCTCAAAGTCCTGGAGGAGTTCCGCGATCAGCTTCCGCCGGAAGTCTTCACCGAGGAATTCAAGCTGCCGGTCTTCGATGCGCCGCAGGCCGAACGGCAGTATTTGCGCGAGGCCGTCCGCCTCTTCGACGAGGCCGGCTGGGAGATCAGGAACGGTCGCATGGTCAACAAGGAAACGGGCGAGCAATTCCGCATCGAGTTCCTCGGCGCCTCGCCGACCTCCGAGGTCATCACCGGCGCCATCATTCCCAATCTGCGGCGTATCGGCATCGACGCGACCCTGCGAATCATCGACACGTCCCAGTATATCCAGCGGGTGCAGAACTTCGATTTCGATGCGATCACCTACCGTTTCGCGCAGTCGGAATCGCCGGGCAACGAACAGCGCGACTATTGGGGCTCGGAAGCCGCCGATCTGCCCGGCTCGCAGAACGTGGCCGGCATCAAGGACCCGGTGGTCGACGCGCTGATCCAGAAAATCATCTACGCCAAGGACCGGGAAGACCTGACTGCAACCGTCAGGGCGCTCGACCGCGTGCTCCTGTGGAACTACTACACCGTTCCGCAATATTACCAGCCGACGCTCCGCTACGCGTACTGGAACAAGTTCGGTATTCCCAAAAAGCAGCCCGACTATGCGGGGGTGGACATCTTCTCCTGGTGGATCGATCCGGAGCGCGAAGCTGCGCTCGCAGCCAAGTACAGGAGCCAAAACTGA
- a CDS encoding peroxiredoxin, which produces MGLRINDTAPDFTAETTHGTIHFHEWIGDGWAVLFSHPKNFTPVCTTELGAMAGLEGEFKKRNAKIIGISVDPVADHDRWKADIEKATGFQVDYPLIGDKDLKVAKLYDMLPAEAGDSAEGRTPADNATVRSVYVIGPDKKIKLVLTYPMTTGRNFDEILRAIDSIQLTAKHQVATPANWKQGEDVIITAAVSNEDAVKRFGAFDTILPYLRKTKQPTA; this is translated from the coding sequence ATGGGCCTTCGCATCAACGACACAGCACCGGATTTCACTGCCGAAACCACGCATGGCACCATCCATTTCCACGAGTGGATCGGTGACGGCTGGGCCGTGCTCTTCAGCCACCCCAAGAACTTCACCCCCGTCTGCACGACCGAGCTTGGCGCGATGGCGGGTCTCGAAGGTGAATTCAAGAAGCGCAATGCCAAGATCATCGGCATTTCCGTCGATCCCGTCGCGGATCATGATCGCTGGAAAGCGGACATCGAGAAGGCGACCGGGTTCCAGGTCGACTATCCGCTGATCGGCGACAAGGACCTGAAGGTGGCGAAGCTGTACGATATGCTTCCCGCCGAAGCAGGTGATTCCGCCGAGGGCCGCACCCCCGCCGACAACGCCACGGTGCGTTCCGTCTATGTCATCGGGCCGGACAAGAAGATCAAGCTGGTTCTCACCTATCCGATGACCACCGGTCGCAACTTCGACGAGATCCTGCGGGCGATCGATTCGATCCAGCTCACCGCGAAGCACCAGGTGGCGACCCCTGCCAACTGGAAGCAGGGCGAGGACGTGATCATCACCGCCGCGGTTTCCAACGAGGATGCCGTCAAGCGCTTCGGGGCCTTCGACACGATCCTGCCCTATCTTCGCAAGACGAAGCAGCCGACTGCCTGA
- a CDS encoding extracellular solute-binding protein, whose amino-acid sequence MTTADFSALSRRRFLEFSGAALATPLLGRRAFAAIPTGKSLHGLSAFGDLKYPAGFEHFDYASLDAPKGGTITFQPGYWFFNQNVQTFNTLNSYVRTGDAPPRMELCFDALMMSAWDEPDSVYGLVAESVAISEDRNSFTFKLRPEARFHDGSPITAEDVAFSYTLLKEKGHPDFVLTLSEMTAAEAVGSREFRIVFSGKQSDRTILDVVLYPIFSKASLEGKPFDSSRLEPLLGSGPYKVGRFSAGRYIEYERVEDDWARDLPARRGLYHFDRIRIEFYSDRNAAFEAFKKGVTVFREEFTSRVWATGYDFPAIQDGRVVKREFPSELRPYFYCKALNQRRERFRDPRVREAVNLCFDFEWINKNLFYGLYDRSQSPFEKSPYKAEGLPSESELALLEPLRGKVPDAVFGEAVMQPVSDGSGRDRKMLRRAQELMQAAGWRKQNGVLTNADGEPFTLEYLVNDQVFLSVEPSFLGNLRAIGIDARMRHVDPTQYQLRLVSFDFDMTEIAFSLGATPTYDTLVQFFHSSTASVEGAHNYPGMADATVDSLIETAGKAQTREAFTTAMRALDRVLRARRDWIPNWYSANHRVAYWDMFGFKEPKPDYFFPVEALWWYDEEKAKAIGKA is encoded by the coding sequence CTGACGACCGCCGACTTTTCCGCCCTGTCGCGCCGCCGGTTTCTGGAATTTTCCGGCGCGGCCCTCGCCACTCCGCTTCTCGGCCGCAGGGCCTTTGCCGCTATCCCGACGGGCAAGTCGCTGCATGGGCTATCGGCATTCGGAGATCTCAAATATCCGGCCGGCTTCGAGCACTTCGACTATGCCAGTCTCGATGCACCGAAGGGCGGAACCATCACGTTCCAACCCGGCTACTGGTTCTTCAACCAGAATGTCCAGACCTTCAACACGCTGAACAGCTATGTGCGCACGGGCGACGCACCACCACGCATGGAGCTGTGCTTCGACGCCTTGATGATGAGCGCCTGGGACGAGCCGGACAGCGTTTACGGCCTCGTGGCCGAAAGCGTCGCGATATCGGAGGACCGCAACAGCTTCACCTTCAAGCTGCGTCCGGAAGCCCGTTTCCACGACGGCTCGCCGATCACGGCGGAGGACGTGGCCTTCAGCTACACGCTCCTGAAGGAGAAGGGCCATCCGGATTTCGTTCTCACGCTTTCCGAAATGACAGCGGCGGAAGCAGTGGGTTCTCGTGAATTCCGCATCGTCTTCTCGGGCAAGCAATCCGACCGCACGATTCTGGACGTGGTGCTCTATCCGATTTTTTCGAAAGCCTCACTGGAGGGAAAGCCCTTCGACAGTTCCAGGCTCGAGCCTCTGCTGGGCTCGGGGCCTTACAAGGTGGGGCGTTTCTCTGCCGGGCGTTATATTGAATACGAGCGTGTGGAGGACGATTGGGCGCGTGACCTGCCGGCGCGCCGCGGCCTCTATCATTTCGATCGCATCCGCATCGAATTCTACAGCGACCGCAACGCGGCGTTCGAAGCCTTCAAGAAAGGCGTGACGGTCTTTCGCGAGGAGTTCACTTCGCGGGTATGGGCTACGGGATACGATTTCCCCGCGATCCAGGATGGACGCGTCGTCAAGCGTGAATTCCCGAGCGAGCTGCGCCCCTATTTCTATTGCAAGGCGCTCAACCAGCGCCGGGAGCGCTTCCGCGATCCACGCGTGCGCGAGGCGGTCAATCTCTGCTTCGATTTCGAGTGGATCAACAAGAACCTGTTCTACGGACTCTACGATCGCTCCCAGTCTCCTTTCGAAAAGTCTCCCTACAAAGCGGAAGGGCTCCCGAGTGAGAGCGAACTCGCCCTGCTCGAGCCCTTGCGTGGGAAAGTGCCCGATGCCGTTTTCGGCGAAGCCGTCATGCAGCCGGTGTCGGACGGATCCGGTCGTGATCGAAAAATGCTGCGCCGCGCCCAGGAACTGATGCAAGCCGCCGGCTGGCGGAAACAAAATGGCGTGCTCACCAACGCCGACGGCGAGCCGTTCACGCTTGAATACCTCGTCAACGACCAGGTCTTTCTCAGCGTGGAGCCGAGCTTCCTGGGCAATCTGCGCGCCATCGGGATCGATGCCCGGATGCGCCATGTCGATCCTACGCAATATCAGCTGCGGCTCGTCAGCTTCGATTTCGATATGACGGAGATTGCCTTCTCCCTAGGGGCGACGCCCACCTACGACACCCTGGTTCAGTTCTTCCATTCGAGCACGGCCTCCGTGGAGGGCGCGCACAACTATCCCGGCATGGCGGACGCAACCGTCGATTCGCTCATCGAAACCGCAGGCAAGGCCCAGACCCGCGAAGCCTTCACCACGGCCATGCGGGCGCTGGATCGGGTCTTGCGCGCAAGGCGAGACTGGATTCCAAATTGGTATTCGGCGAATCACAGGGTCGCCTATTGGGACATGTTCGGCTTCAAGGAACCGAAACCTGATTATTTCTTCCCCGTCGAAGCGCTGTGGTGGTACGACGAGGAAAAGGCAAAAGCGATTGGGAAAGCATAG
- a CDS encoding microcin C ABC transporter permease YejB — MGAYILRRLLLMIPTLFGIMAISFIVVQFAPGGPVEQVIAQVTGQGGGADARIGGGGGDTGGQSFEAAGGTSRYRGAQGLDPEFIAELERQFGFDRPPLERFGLMLWNYIRFDFGESYFRDISVVDLILEKMPVSVSLGIWITLLSYGISIPLGIRKAVKDGTPFDVWTSGVVIVAYAIPSFLFAILLMVLFAGGSFFDWFPLRGLTSDNWASLSWPERILDYFWHLALPLTALVLSAFATTTLLTKNSFLDEIRKQYVVTARAKGLSEGQVLYGHVFRNAMLLIIAGFPGAFISSFFTGSLLIESIFSLDGLGLLGFRSVIDRDYPVVFATLYIFSLLGLVISLISDLTYTLIDPRIDFERRDV; from the coding sequence ATGGGCGCCTATATCCTGCGCCGTCTGCTTTTGATGATCCCGACCCTGTTCGGCATCATGGCTATCTCCTTCATCGTCGTGCAGTTCGCTCCGGGCGGTCCGGTCGAGCAGGTGATCGCCCAGGTGACCGGCCAGGGAGGGGGCGCGGACGCCCGCATCGGCGGCGGAGGCGGGGACACGGGCGGCCAGAGCTTCGAGGCCGCTGGCGGGACTTCGCGCTATCGCGGCGCGCAGGGGCTCGATCCCGAATTCATCGCCGAACTCGAGAGGCAGTTCGGCTTCGACAGGCCGCCGCTCGAGCGTTTCGGACTGATGCTGTGGAACTATATCCGCTTCGATTTCGGGGAAAGCTACTTCCGCGACATCTCCGTGGTGGACCTCATTCTGGAAAAAATGCCGGTCTCCGTCTCCCTCGGCATCTGGATCACGCTCCTGTCCTACGGCATCTCGATCCCGCTCGGCATCCGGAAGGCGGTGAAGGACGGCACGCCCTTCGATGTCTGGACCAGCGGCGTGGTCATTGTCGCCTATGCCATCCCGAGCTTCCTGTTCGCGATCCTTCTGATGGTGCTTTTTGCGGGAGGCTCCTTCTTCGACTGGTTTCCGCTGCGCGGCCTCACATCGGACAACTGGGCCTCTCTTTCCTGGCCCGAGAGGATCCTCGACTATTTCTGGCACCTCGCCCTTCCGCTGACCGCGCTGGTGCTTTCCGCCTTCGCCACGACCACCCTTTTGACGAAGAACTCCTTCCTCGACGAGATCCGGAAACAATATGTGGTCACGGCCCGGGCGAAGGGCCTCTCGGAGGGACAGGTCCTCTACGGCCATGTCTTCCGCAACGCGATGTTGCTTATCATCGCCGGTTTCCCTGGTGCCTTCATCTCCTCTTTCTTCACCGGCTCGTTGCTCATCGAGAGCATCTTCTCGCTCGACGGGCTCGGGCTTCTCGGCTTCCGCTCCGTGATCGACCGCGATTATCCCGTCGTGTTCGCGACCCTCTACATCTTCTCCCTGCTGGGGCTCGTCATCAGCCTGATCTCTGATCTCACCTATACGCTCATCGATCCGCGCATCGACTTCGAGCGGAGGGACGTCTAA
- a CDS encoding c-type cytochrome — MDSFELNKIIGAFLGVVFIVFSVSLISDAIFSSPAPETPGYAIAVPEGGTEGGGEAEPTVESVLPLLASADPAAGENVFKRCQACHTDQADGPNKVGPNLWGVVDRPIASHEGFSYSGAMKEFSEGGQKHWTYENLDHFLLSPKGLVPGTAMSFAGLKNVQDRANVIAYLRTTADQPVPLPEAAPTESEGSAAAPAEGGAQAAPAEDGGAPAEEAAPAEGAVPAEGAAPAENTSPAEGAPAPAESAPAEGTTAPAQPDGGSATGESDAAPEDGAGETQPAPAQ; from the coding sequence ATGGATTCTTTTGAACTCAACAAGATTATCGGCGCTTTCCTCGGCGTTGTCTTCATCGTCTTCTCCGTAAGCCTCATATCCGACGCGATCTTCTCCTCGCCCGCGCCGGAAACGCCGGGCTACGCGATCGCCGTGCCCGAAGGCGGCACGGAGGGTGGCGGAGAAGCCGAACCGACCGTCGAGTCGGTTCTGCCGCTCCTCGCCTCTGCCGATCCCGCGGCAGGCGAAAACGTCTTCAAGCGATGCCAAGCCTGCCACACCGACCAGGCAGACGGGCCCAACAAGGTCGGCCCCAACCTGTGGGGGGTCGTCGACCGGCCGATTGCGAGCCATGAGGGCTTCAGCTATTCCGGCGCGATGAAGGAGTTCTCCGAGGGCGGGCAGAAGCACTGGACCTACGAAAATCTCGATCATTTCCTGCTCAGCCCCAAAGGCCTGGTGCCCGGAACGGCGATGTCCTTCGCCGGCCTGAAGAACGTGCAGGATCGCGCCAATGTGATCGCCTATCTGAGAACGACCGCCGATCAGCCCGTTCCACTGCCGGAGGCAGCTCCAACGGAATCGGAAGGCAGCGCGGCGGCTCCGGCCGAGGGCGGAGCACAAGCCGCGCCGGCGGAGGACGGCGGTGCACCTGCTGAAGAGGCGGCGCCCGCTGAGGGTGCGGTTCCCGCAGAGGGGGCCGCTCCTGCGGAGAATACCTCTCCAGCGGAAGGTGCACCTGCACCGGCCGAAAGCGCGCCTGCCGAGGGCACCACGGCACCTGCTCAGCCCGACGGCGGTTCAGCCACCGGAGAGAGCGACGCGGCGCCTGAAGATGGCGCCGGGGAAACACAGCCCGCGCCCGCGCAATAG
- a CDS encoding prephenate dehydratase, which produces MASMTNRISFQGEPGANSDTACRDMFPHMEPLPCPTFEDAFNAVETGKADLAMIPIENTIAGRVADIHHLLPESRLHIVGEYFLPIHFQLMVLPGVELSEIKAVYSHIHALGQCRRVIRKHRWKPMVAGDTAGAARAVAEEKVRSNAALAPRLAADLYGLDIVAENVEDTDNNVTRFVVLSKEKSWAERRSPDQPMITTFIFRVRNVPAALYKAMGGFATNGVNMTKLESYQLGGKFFSSLFYADVEGHPDDRNLALALEELRFFSREVRILGVYESHPFRATQSEDED; this is translated from the coding sequence GTGGCGAGCATGACCAACAGGATCTCCTTCCAGGGGGAGCCGGGGGCCAATTCCGATACAGCCTGCCGCGACATGTTCCCGCACATGGAGCCGCTGCCCTGCCCGACCTTCGAGGACGCCTTCAACGCGGTCGAGACCGGCAAGGCCGACCTGGCAATGATCCCGATCGAGAACACGATCGCCGGGCGTGTGGCCGACATCCACCACCTCCTGCCCGAATCACGCCTCCACATCGTGGGCGAGTATTTCCTGCCCATCCACTTCCAGCTCATGGTGCTGCCGGGCGTGGAGTTGTCGGAGATCAAGGCCGTCTACAGCCACATCCATGCGCTCGGTCAGTGCCGCAGGGTGATCCGCAAGCACCGCTGGAAACCCATGGTGGCGGGCGATACGGCGGGCGCGGCACGCGCGGTGGCGGAGGAGAAGGTGCGCTCCAACGCTGCGCTTGCGCCACGGCTGGCGGCGGATCTCTACGGGCTGGACATCGTCGCGGAGAACGTGGAGGACACCGACAACAACGTCACCCGCTTCGTCGTTCTTTCCAAGGAGAAAAGCTGGGCGGAGCGCCGCTCGCCCGACCAGCCCATGATCACCACTTTCATCTTCCGCGTCCGCAACGTGCCGGCCGCGCTCTACAAGGCGATGGGCGGCTTCGCCACCAATGGCGTCAACATGACCAAGCTGGAGAGCTATCAACTCGGCGGCAAATTCTTCTCCAGCCTCTTCTATGCAGATGTCGAGGGGCATCCGGACGACCGAAACCTTGCACTGGCGCTCGAGGAGCTGCGCTTCTTCTCGCGCGAGGTGCGGATTCTCGGCGTCTACGAGAGCCACCCCTTCCGTGCGACCCAGAGCGAGGACGAGGACTGA